Below is a window of Dietzia timorensis DNA.
GCGACTGGAGATCACGGTGCGTTCGCGGTCGGGGGTCGCCCGCGCAGAAGCCGCGGAAGACACCTTCTACAACGCACTCGACTCGGCGGTGGCCAAACTGATGCGCCAGATTCGTAAGGCGCGGACGCGGAAGAAGATCAGCCACTCGGGGCACCGCCGCCCGACGTCCGTGGCAGAGGCGACCGCCGAGCTTTCGGAAATGTCCGCGTCGATCGAGGCGATCGAGGAAAACACCGCGAGCGACGCCGCCGACGAGCACGACGACGAGGGGCCGGGCCAGGTGGTCCGCAACAAGTCCTACAGCGGCGAACCGATGTCGGTTGACGACGCTCTGTCCCAGATGGAGCTGGTCGGCCACGATTTCTACCTGTTCCGCGACGTGGAGACGGGTCTTCCGAGTGTCGTTTACCGGCGCAAGGCCTTCGACTACGGGTTGATTTCGTTGAATGAGGAGGGCACGACGAGCCCCGGATCAGACGAGCGCGACGATTCCGCGCTCCTCGGCTGACGACACGAGGGAACTTCGGCGTCCGCATCGTCCCTGTATGAGGGGTGCGGGCGCCGTTGTCGTGTGCGCCGTCGGTATGGAGCTCAGCCCATAAGGCGACTACGATGGGCGAAGGCGTGCTCCCGCGCGGACACGATGCCGCTCTTTTTCGAGGTGGCAGGCAGGTCGCCGACCGGCGGATGCCCTCGCGGGCACATGAGACATATTGACCAAACCTCAGGGGACGTATTTAGCTGTGGCCGTTCTACAAAAGATCATGCGCGTTGGCGAAGGCCGGAAACTCAAGGCCTATAAGGGTCTTGCCGAGGCCGTCATCGCGAAGTCCGATGAGATGGAAGCGCTGAGCGACGCCGAGCTCCAGGGCAAGACCGACGAGTTCAAAAAGCGTGTGGAAGAGGGCGAGTCCCTCGACGATCTCCTCATCGAGGCGTTTGCGGTGGCCCGCGAGGCCTCGTACCGCGTGCTCGGGCAGAAGCACTTCAAGGTGCAGGTCGTCGGCGGCATCGCGCTGTTCGCGGGCAATGTGGCGGAGATGAAGACCGGTGAGGGCAAGACCCTCACCTGTGTGCTCCCCGCGTACCTCACCGCTCTCGGCGGCAAGGGCGTCCACGTCGTCACCGTCAACGACTACCTCGCCAAGCGTGACTCGGAGTGGATGGGCCGCGTGCACAGGTGGCTCGGACTGTCCGTCGATGCGATCGTCTCTCAGCAGTCTCCTGATCAACGCCGCGAGGCTTACAACTGCGATATCACGTACGGAACGAACAACGAGTTCGGCTTCGACTACCTGCGCGACAACATGGCGATGCGCATTTCCCAGCGCGTCCAGCGCGGCCACAACTACGCGATCGTCGATGAGGTCGATTCGATCCTCATCGACGAGGCTCGTACCCCGTTGATCATCTCGGGACCCGCCGATGCCACGTCGACGCGCTGGTACAAGGAATTTGCGCGCCTCGCGCCGCTCATGAAGCTCGATGAGCACTACGAAGCGGACCAGAAGAAGCGCACCATCGGTATCCACGAGGCGGGCGTGGAGTTCGTCGAGGACCAGCTCGGTATCGACAACCTCTACGAGTCCGCGAACTCGCCGCTGATCAGTTACCTGAACAACTCCATCAAGGCCAAGGAGCTGTTCAGCAAGGACAAGGACTACATCGTCCGCAAGGGCGAGGTCGTCATCGTCGACGAGTTCACCGGCCGCGTGCTCGACGGGCGCCGCTACAACGAGGGCATGCACCAGGCAATCGAGGCGAAGGAAGGCGTCGAGATCAAGGCGGAGAACCAGACTCTCGCCA
It encodes the following:
- the hpf gene encoding ribosome hibernation-promoting factor, HPF/YfiA family — encoded protein: MSKTPVVELDPRTFDGPEVEGAEELEATVRIRGRNVEVPDHFVDRIHNKLSPVEKMNPNTITRFDVVLLHEKNPRHGDTAQRLEITVRSRSGVARAEAAEDTFYNALDSAVAKLMRQIRKARTRKKISHSGHRRPTSVAEATAELSEMSASIEAIEENTASDAADEHDDEGPGQVVRNKSYSGEPMSVDDALSQMELVGHDFYLFRDVETGLPSVVYRRKAFDYGLISLNEEGTTSPGSDERDDSALLG